Proteins encoded within one genomic window of Arachis ipaensis cultivar K30076 chromosome B08, Araip1.1, whole genome shotgun sequence:
- the LOC107611036 gene encoding pyruvate kinase 1, cytosolic-like, producing MAGKPAVLTRVVDSMTDNLRPTRAEATDVANAVLDGSDAILLGAETLLGLYPIETISTFGRICSERLKEINSWRWGSRSIFGVQFLCTVVFFLISQETAHSCSLQSNISI from the exons ATGGCTGGAAAACCTGCTGTACTTACACGTGTTGTGGATAGTATGACTGACAACTTAAGACCCACTCGTGCTGAAGCCACTGATGTTGCCAATGCTGTTTTGGATG GCAGTGATGCAATACTTCTAGGTGCTGAGACCTTGCTTGGGTTGTACCCTATTGAGACTATTTCCACTTTTGGCAGAATTTGTTCAGAG AGATTAAAGGAGATTAACAGTTGGCGATGGGGTTCTAGAAGTATCTTTGGAG TTCAGTTCCTGTGCACTGTTGTTTTTTTCCTTATTAGTCAAG AAACCGCTCATTCTTGCTCTCTCCAATCCAACATCTCAATCTGA